In the genome of Planctomycetota bacterium, one region contains:
- a CDS encoding GYF domain-containing protein yields the protein MARSIKCPHCGQVMKVSEQAAGKRVDCPACKKAFLAPKALATPPTPAGGPPPATTPNRVWYVHVDGRNDGPHTADTVVEQVKTGRLDAHTLGWREGMKDWQPLGEMPEFQGAFSAPPPVGKPHAHKPRAQGAEQEPHAHYRPGRTRRDTAIGFWVAGGLGLAILVAILIVANRREEPPPPRRPVVVQQPLPPEPTAPTTSTTPGVKVIHGPRPLEPTKAPVKAELSNAKLMANLVADLDKGFKDAIAGHTKAMAKPIFALITKCRSHAEKLAARDWGPYKSEMETLIRRLNEAASGLDVTLKERAVAWGLGDGLDEKKRAEILELNQYDWLTRWQKILADEVEKVRKKGMEF from the coding sequence ATGGCTCGTTCGATCAAGTGCCCGCACTGCGGGCAGGTCATGAAAGTCAGCGAGCAAGCCGCCGGCAAACGGGTGGACTGCCCCGCCTGCAAGAAGGCTTTCCTGGCGCCCAAAGCGCTGGCGACGCCGCCAACGCCCGCCGGAGGGCCGCCGCCTGCAACCACCCCCAACCGCGTCTGGTACGTGCATGTCGATGGGCGGAACGACGGGCCGCACACCGCCGACACCGTGGTCGAGCAGGTCAAGACGGGCCGCCTCGACGCGCATACGCTCGGGTGGCGCGAGGGCATGAAAGACTGGCAGCCCCTGGGCGAGATGCCCGAGTTCCAGGGGGCCTTCAGCGCGCCGCCGCCCGTCGGCAAGCCGCACGCGCACAAGCCGCGGGCCCAGGGCGCCGAGCAGGAGCCCCACGCACACTACCGCCCAGGCAGAACACGCCGAGACACGGCGATCGGGTTCTGGGTGGCAGGCGGGCTTGGCCTCGCCATTCTCGTCGCCATCCTGATCGTTGCCAACCGGCGCGAGGAGCCGCCGCCCCCGCGCCGCCCTGTGGTGGTCCAGCAACCCCTGCCTCCCGAGCCCACGGCCCCGACCACCTCGACGACGCCCGGGGTCAAAGTCATCCACGGCCCGCGCCCGCTCGAGCCCACCAAGGCCCCCGTCAAGGCCGAACTGAGCAACGCGAAACTCATGGCCAACCTGGTGGCCGACCTCGACAAGGGCTTCAAGGACGCCATCGCGGGCCACACCAAGGCGATGGCCAAGCCGATCTTCGCCCTGATCACGAAGTGCCGGAGCCACGCCGAGAAACTCGCGGCCCGCGACTGGGGCCCCTACAAGAGCGAGATGGAGACGCTGATTCGCCGCCTCAACGAGGCGGCCAGCGGCCTCGACGTGACGCTGAAGGAGCGAGCCGTGGCCTGGGGCCTCGGCGACGGCCTCGACGAGAAGAAGCGGGCGGAGATCCTCGAACTGAACCAGTACGACTGGCTCACGCGGTGGCAGAAGATCCTGGCGGATGAGGTCGAGAAGGTGCGGAAGAAGGGCATGGAGTTCTGA
- a CDS encoding metallophosphoesterase produces the protein MRVLATADLHYEFPEHRERVDALAAEMCRAGGDVLALAGDTFAHDLALLERCLRLFEPFHGERLLVAGNHDLWTRQGDSFALYDRLIPEAARAYGFHDLDAGPRVLGDVAFVGTIGWYDYSFRDDRLGVPLRFYEHKVAPGYALHDPAFARLVADTADIAPAGLRANSRWMDGAMIRWGFTDPAFNQLTLERLAAQLAAVEAQARTVVAVTHHIPFPEMLQRKHDPTWAFGNAFMGSVGLGQTLVRCPKVRHAVCGHSHSLERREVGAVRAVNVGCTYRMKRFEVLEV, from the coding sequence GTGCGCGTTCTAGCCACCGCCGACCTGCACTACGAGTTTCCCGAGCACCGCGAGCGGGTGGACGCTCTGGCGGCGGAGATGTGCCGCGCCGGCGGCGATGTGTTGGCCCTGGCCGGCGACACGTTCGCCCACGACCTCGCGCTGCTCGAGCGTTGCCTGCGCCTGTTCGAGCCGTTCCACGGCGAGCGCCTGCTGGTCGCCGGCAACCACGATCTGTGGACCCGCCAGGGCGACTCCTTCGCCCTCTACGACCGCCTGATTCCGGAGGCGGCGCGCGCCTACGGCTTTCACGATCTCGACGCCGGGCCGAGGGTGCTCGGCGACGTGGCCTTTGTGGGCACCATCGGCTGGTACGACTACTCGTTCCGCGACGACAGGCTCGGGGTGCCGCTGCGCTTCTACGAACACAAGGTGGCTCCCGGCTACGCCCTGCACGATCCCGCCTTCGCCCGCCTGGTTGCGGACACGGCCGACATTGCCCCGGCCGGCCTGCGGGCCAACTCGCGCTGGATGGACGGCGCGATGATCCGCTGGGGCTTCACCGACCCCGCCTTCAATCAGCTCACGCTCGAACGGCTCGCGGCTCAGCTTGCAGCGGTCGAGGCCCAGGCGCGCACCGTCGTGGCCGTCACGCACCACATACCGTTCCCCGAGATGCTCCAGCGCAAGCACGACCCGACGTGGGCCTTCGGCAACGCGTTCATGGGCAGTGTGGGCCTCGGGCAGACGCTCGTGCGTTGCCCGAAGGTGCGCCACGCCGTGTGCGGGCACAGCCACTCGCTCGAGCGGCGCGAGGTGGGGGCCGTGCGCGCCGTCAACGTCGGCTGCACGTATCGCATGAAACGCTTCGAGGTTCTGGAGGTGTAG
- the rpmH gene encoding 50S ribosomal protein L34, protein MKIKQRESTLHRVRQKGFRARMKTRGGRKVLSRRRRKGCKRLAPTRRD, encoded by the coding sequence ATGAAGATCAAGCAACGCGAGAGCACGCTGCACCGGGTCCGCCAGAAGGGCTTCCGCGCGCGCATGAAGACACGCGGCGGCCGCAAGGTCCTCAGCAGGCGTCGCCGCAAGGGCTGCAAGCGCCTGGCGCCGACGCGACGCGACTAG
- a CDS encoding peptide ABC transporter substrate-binding protein encodes MAVAVLALLGGWASLLLARSREAAPPLPPYEVPTVALDEPLPPPPPGRLAARQVLRLNNSAEPATLDPAKMTGLHELNIALALFEGLTTLHPRTLRPVPGVAESWDVSPDGRRYVFRLRPARWSNGEPLTAADFVWSWQRVLDPATQAKYASLLYCLEGARPGSGPPGFRALDERTLAVRLEAPIPYFLELLAFATFAPVPRSSVEAHQERWTRPGALVSNGPFILAEWRPFEHILLRRNPHYWDVGRVALEEIDVLAVSDAETALKKCLNNELDWIRELPGEKVAAAARLPGFRYAPQLNTYFFRFNVGRPPLDDRRVRQALNLAVDKESIARYLLRAGQRPARSFVPPILPGYTPAEGPAYDPEQARRLLADAGFPGGRGFPRLALLYNSSGSHQQIAEAIQHMWKAELGIRIALTNQEWGVYQASMQNRDYDIARSSWVADYADPSSFLDCFTTGSGNNRTGWSHAGYDERLALAARETDPARRMAILREAERILVCDEMPILPLYFYVNAYVVHPRVRGVYDNWRNFHPYQYVHIAAD; translated from the coding sequence ATGGCCGTCGCCGTCCTGGCGTTGCTGGGCGGCTGGGCCTCGCTGCTCCTGGCGCGGAGCCGCGAGGCCGCCCCTCCCCTGCCCCCGTATGAGGTGCCCACGGTTGCGCTCGACGAGCCGTTACCGCCGCCGCCCCCGGGCCGTCTCGCCGCTCGGCAGGTCTTGCGGCTCAACAACAGCGCCGAGCCCGCCACCCTCGACCCCGCGAAGATGACGGGGCTCCACGAGCTGAACATCGCCCTCGCGCTCTTCGAGGGCCTCACGACACTCCATCCCAGGACCCTCCGCCCCGTGCCCGGCGTGGCCGAGAGCTGGGACGTTTCGCCCGACGGCCGCCGCTATGTCTTCCGCCTTCGCCCGGCGCGCTGGAGCAATGGCGAGCCGCTGACGGCGGCCGACTTCGTCTGGTCGTGGCAGCGGGTGCTCGACCCCGCCACGCAGGCGAAGTATGCCTCGCTCCTCTACTGCCTGGAGGGCGCGCGCCCCGGCTCGGGGCCGCCCGGGTTCCGCGCCCTCGACGAGCGGACCCTCGCGGTGCGCCTGGAGGCGCCGATCCCCTACTTCCTCGAGCTTCTGGCGTTTGCCACCTTCGCCCCCGTGCCCCGGAGTTCCGTGGAGGCCCACCAGGAGCGGTGGACGCGTCCCGGCGCCCTCGTGTCCAATGGGCCCTTCATCCTCGCCGAATGGCGCCCATTCGAGCACATCCTGCTCAGGCGGAACCCGCACTACTGGGATGTCGGCCGCGTGGCGCTCGAGGAGATTGACGTGCTGGCCGTCAGCGATGCCGAGACGGCGCTCAAGAAGTGCCTGAACAATGAACTCGACTGGATTCGCGAGCTGCCCGGCGAGAAGGTGGCCGCGGCCGCGCGCCTGCCCGGCTTCCGCTACGCACCGCAACTGAACACGTACTTCTTCCGCTTCAACGTCGGCCGCCCGCCGCTCGACGACCGCCGCGTGCGGCAGGCGCTTAATCTCGCGGTGGACAAAGAGAGCATCGCCCGTTACCTCCTGCGGGCCGGCCAGCGGCCCGCCCGCAGCTTCGTGCCGCCCATCCTGCCGGGCTACACGCCGGCGGAAGGCCCCGCGTACGACCCCGAACAGGCCCGTCGCCTGCTCGCCGACGCGGGCTTTCCGGGCGGGCGCGGCTTCCCGCGTCTCGCGCTCCTCTACAACTCCAGCGGCTCGCACCAGCAGATCGCCGAGGCCATCCAGCACATGTGGAAGGCCGAACTCGGCATCCGCATCGCCCTGACCAATCAGGAGTGGGGCGTCTACCAGGCCTCCATGCAGAATCGAGACTACGACATCGCCCGCTCGTCCTGGGTTGCCGACTATGCCGACCCGAGCAGCTTCCTCGACTGCTTCACGACGGGCAGCGGCAACAACCGCACGGGCTGGAGCCACGCGGGCTACGACGAGCGGCTGGCTCTCGCCGCGCGCGAGACGGACCCGGCCCGCAGGATGGCCATCCTCCGCGAGGCCGAGCGGATTCTGGTCTGCGACGAAATGCCCATCCTGCCTCTCTACTTCTACGTCAACGCCTATGTCGTCCATCCCAGGGTGCGGGGCGTCTACGACAACTGGCGCAACTTCCACCCCTATCAATACGTCCATATTGCGGCGGATTGA
- a CDS encoding ABC transporter permease subunit has protein sequence MLAFVLRRLVASAVTLLAIVVLSFALMRAVPGGPFDQEKPLDPRIRERLEASYGLNDPIAVQCLRYVGRLLRGDLGPSLRRPDASVNGILAAGFPKSALLGGTALLIALLVGGLAGVYAALHHNTMRDHAAMGLVMIGVSIPSMVLAPLLVSLFALTLHWFPTSGWGTLGHLALPATALGLAYAARIARLTRGGMLEVLRQDFIRTARAKGLSEGAVVRRHALRLGLAPLVSYLGPATASILTGSFVIEQIFAIPGMGAHFINAATDRDYPLALGTVLVYSTLLVVLNLVVDVVQALLDPRIRPE, from the coding sequence ATGCTCGCCTTCGTGCTTCGACGCCTGGTTGCCTCCGCCGTCACGCTTCTGGCCATCGTGGTGCTGTCGTTCGCGCTGATGCGCGCCGTGCCCGGCGGGCCGTTCGACCAGGAGAAGCCGCTCGACCCCAGGATTCGCGAGCGTCTCGAGGCCAGCTACGGCCTCAACGACCCCATCGCAGTGCAGTGCCTGCGGTATGTGGGCAGGCTGCTTCGCGGGGACTTGGGGCCGTCGCTGCGGCGGCCCGATGCCTCGGTGAACGGCATTCTGGCCGCGGGCTTCCCGAAGTCGGCGCTCCTGGGCGGCACGGCGCTGCTCATCGCGCTTCTGGTGGGCGGCCTGGCGGGCGTTTACGCGGCGCTCCACCACAACACGATGCGCGATCACGCGGCCATGGGGCTGGTGATGATCGGCGTCTCCATTCCGAGCATGGTCCTCGCCCCGCTGCTCGTGAGCCTGTTCGCGCTCACGCTCCACTGGTTTCCCACGTCGGGCTGGGGCACGCTCGGCCACCTGGCGCTGCCCGCGACGGCTCTCGGCCTCGCCTACGCGGCCCGCATCGCGCGCCTCACGCGCGGCGGCATGCTGGAGGTGCTGCGGCAGGACTTCATCCGCACGGCCCGCGCCAAGGGGCTCTCGGAGGGGGCCGTCGTGCGCCGCCACGCGCTGCGGCTGGGGCTTGCGCCGCTGGTCTCCTATCTCGGGCCGGCGACGGCCAGCATCCTCACGGGCTCGTTCGTCATCGAGCAGATCTTCGCGATCCCGGGCATGGGCGCCCACTTCATCAACGCCGCAACCGACCGCGACTATCCCCTCGCTCTCGGCACCGTGCTCGTCTACAGCACGCTGCTGGTCGTCCTGAACCTCGTAGTGGATGTTGTCCAGGCCCTGCTCGACCCGAGGATCCGCCCCGAATGA